GTTGCCTGGAAGAGTTGAAGTGTGTATTTTTGTGACTTTTATCTATGTATTCTAATTTCCTCCTAATGCCAGATAGGTGGACAGATTTGTTAGAGTGTCTGTTGTCAAATTCCTGAAATGAATTCCACTTTCATGCTAGTTATTTAGAAAATTGTAGTGGTCGTATGCTTTTACATCAGCAAAGATAATGCACAAGATGTTTGACTTGCGAATGTGAACATCATTTACTTGGATGATTATATATCTTCGTGGACTTAGACCTGGTCAACCTGAATAGCTTCCTGCAATTTTTTCTAGCTTGTGCATCCCCTGAAGGATACGTTATAGTAAGGTTCTCTAGATATATTATATGTTGGAGGGAATGTGACTGCACGTTGCACTTCGTGGAGGGATAGCATGTCTTACTAATTTAGCCGCTAGGTCAGTCCTGAATGTTGATTTCTTGCAACTTTATATTTGTTGTGCTTATAATTAAACTGTTCTTGGAGTTCCTCATCTTATTTATACTACATGAAATATGTTTTCTTCTCTTCAAATATATTGTCAGTTTTTTGTTTTCCTTTGGCAAAGAGATAAAACAAGACTGAATTTACCATAAGTGTACTTGAATGGAGCTTTGTTGTCTTCTTAAGAACTATCATTCACCCTTCTGACACAAGATGAAATCATTTCAGGCAATGGCTTACTTCATTTCCTTAGTTGCTGTTCTGGTCAGCTTAATTGCCTTCTCAGTAACAAGGCATCATGTATATTTATATATGGGACTTGGCTCTGTTATCTTGATAGCAATCTACACCGGTTACTTCCGGAGAAGAATCAGGAAGCAGTTCAATATCCTGGTAAGTATTTCTTGAAATTTGGATTTTTAAATAAAGTATTCAAACAGCTTACAAGTGCATTAGTGTTTAATGCTGCTGACTACGGTGCTTTATCTTCTCTGAAACTTATTGAGTTGCAATATTGATAATTTGTCATACTATTCCACTTTATATGCCATGACTATTTTGCAAACTTTTGAGTAGATATTGGTATATGTACTATAAATAACTTTGAAGCTTGGGAAATGCCAAAGATCCCATTGGCTGGAATCTGTATTGTGATCAAGCTAACCAGTCACCCATTTTGTGTGCTTTCAGGGGACCGATAGCAGTCTAGATGACTGTGTTCTCCATCTAATCTGTCCTTGCTGTACCCTGTGCCAGGTTATATACATAGATATCCCCTTGAAGTCCAAGTTCACTAGATTTGTGTATTTTTTGTTATCTTGACCTGACTGTTGCTTCATTTTGAATAAGCAGGAGGCGAGAACTTTGGAGATGAATAATGTCCAGTGTGGTGTCTGGCACGGGCGGGGTGATACCATTTGTTTAGGGAGTAATGGTGAAGGAAACAAGGCCTTTGCTGCTCTACACAAATCCTCATTTGTGCCTATAAAATCTCCCGAGTTGTGTGGCATGGACAGAATATCAAGTGGTGCTGATGAGCATCAACCGCTTGTCCCGTCAGTGCAACTAGAACATGAGTAAGGAATTGTTACGTTCTGCGGTACAATTCCAAAAGGAACAGGTGGTCCTCTCCCGCGTGTTGTCGAAAGAGGAAAAAGGATCACTCTGCGACGAAATTATCAGTCCTGTAATTCTTTGCTTGTTTGCTGTATCAAGTACGAAGAACTGGCTTAGCAGCAACCTTATGCTGATGACTGGTGCAGTTGGCCTGCTGTTGTAAACACCGCGGTGATAATGTTTATCGTGCACTGGATGTATTAAGGTGGAATGCCATGCCAGTACTTACGTCATGATGCTCAGGGCTTATGTCTGAATCCCAAGTGTAAATGTTTCTTGGTGCAATGATTTCCGGCAACATTGTCCATGAATTCAATTGAATGTTCTGCATCTGTGATACCACCTCAGCACCTCTGTTTCATAATATACTTCGTTTTGAAAAACTAAATCAATTTGCCAAAATATACTATATTGCGGAACAGAGGTAGTATTGTTTTTTTAAATTCCTCCCATTGCTCTTTACTAACACCGTTTACCTTTTTTCTCTCTCTGAGAAGTGAGAACTGATAAATACGTATGTCAAGTACAAACACAGACAGTGGGGTGGGTTTGGCTGGACAGAGCACATCCAGATCCATGCCGAAGATATTCATGGACAAAAACTACATGCTTTACTACATATAACATGCAAAAGGGAAAACTCAGTTGGATCAAATTTTGTGTGTCCAGCCTCCACAGAGATATGTACTCCAGAGCACTACACATGGATTGGGTTTCAGAGGAAACATGACTTTGTTAAGATAAACAGATGCACTCCAGAAAAGGTTAAGCCTTCTAACAAAGTTTTGAAAAGTTGCAATAATACAAAGGCTACTGCCTCCTGCCTAATGCAGAATGGTTCTCCCCCTTTTTACCTTTTGTCCTACTTGTGGGACGACCTTTCAATTTCTTAATCATCTGGGATAAGGAGGAGAGCTCAGTGCAGTGCTTTAGGGTAGTGTTCATAACCTTTGCCAAGCCACTGAAATGTCTGTACGTGTTCTGCATGCGTTCTTCCACGGGGTTTCCGTCTTTAGTTCTCGGGGGCACATTTTTGTTTGTTCTCATGAATCATCATCAACCAAAAATTTCGAAACGGCTCCTGAGCTATATGTTTCTCGTTTTTTAATAAATTTCGAAACAATACTTAAAACCTCAAATTTCAGAAATACACATGTTCATATTTCTGAAATACACATGTTTGAGTCTAGACTTGGTTCTTTGTAGTTTTTAATTAGAGAAACCACGTATTCATTAATAGAAAATCAAGTTACATGAGTAAACAAACGTGAAACTATCACACAGACCATGAGAAAATAGGTGTCCTGGGAACTTTGCAGAAAATAGTGTTTCTTGGCTTCCTGCACAGCTGCACTCGCCGAAGCTAGCAGCCGTCGCCAAAGTCCAACGCTGCCTAGACACGCGTTAGAAGAGACGCCGAGCCTCCAACATTGCCAGATCTAATAGAGCAACATCGCCAATGAGGATTTGTGAGTCGGTGAACGTGCCCGCTGCTTGCAAGGCACATGTAGTTCCGGCACGTCGACTGGCGCACATTCCTGTGCTACCTTGAACCAAGATCTGCCGCTTCCCATCGAAGAAGTCGAGGAATAATGACGGATCCACCACATCCGGACCAACATCCTTTAGGTGTCTGTTTGGCCGTGTTCTGCTTGTAATAAATCTATTCAAGTATTCTTATCTTTGACCTTGAGCCTTCCGTCTAAAAAAAGTATTCTTATCTTTGTTGAACGTGGCAATAAGTTTTCGTTCCATAGTGGGCATTCGATCCCAAATGCCGTATAGCGGGTTTTCTGCTGCTCCCTCGACCCACTTCTTTTTCTTATATCCCCTTTTTTCCCTAGTTGTAACAAACCGCTTATTTCCGTTAATGCGATGGAAAGGGTTCTGAAGCTTGGTTGAAAAAAAGATATATGTACAGATTTTCATCAGCATATCATTTCAGCTATGGTCTACACAAAAGAGAGAAGTATGCGAACTAAACTCAAGTTTATTTTGGAGCCACAATCCTACAAATTAATATGTCATTCAGTAAAAGTTTGCACATATGTGAAGACGTCCACACACATATGCGGAAAAGAAATTGATTTGAAAACTTCTAAAATATATTTATTTTCGTACTTTAGAAAATACCGGACTCGATAATCAAATCACTGTATCCAAGGAACTAATCACTACAATGATTTTCTCATTTTTCCGTAAAGAGAACATATTAGTATCAAGATGATACCCAACTATACTTCGCATTTGTAACAACGTAATGTCAAAATCTAGATGAAACGTATCCCAAAGCGAACAACGACTTTTTTTTctcgagaaaacgcaaaggactctttgcattacatttcattgaaaagatagaATTGGTTTACACACCTCCTAAGAAGTTTGCACACAGTTTATTACAGATTGGGGAGTTCAGTGAACGTCCCAGGTTGTTGGCAACACATCTCTGAGCCCTTTTGCGCCTGCAATAACCCAAGTTTTTTGCTTCTTCTTTGATTTTGGCACACAGGTCTCGAGTTGAAGGTTGCACTCCCTCAAAGACACACAACAGAAAAAATCGATATCAGCCGCCACCATTGGCAACACCCGGGGTGTGAACGAGTATACAGGGGCCACACTCAATTTCTCATGATCTGCGTAATTCCTTCTTCTATGGCAGTACACTCAAGCAACTATATCATGCAAAATGTACTTAAATAAGTTTTGGAGAGACAGTAATACTTTAGAGAACAATGCTTGTTTAGACAGTTCATAGGAACACACTATTTGCCAACTCCACCGAGTCTCTTAAACTTAGCGTCCTCAAAATGGAGTCTATAGTGCAAAATCTGGAGGATTTTTTTTGTTGAAATTCAGCTGAAATCAGAGCTCATAACGTATCTTTTCATTTCTTTAAGCTAGCGAAAGAGTTGGCATATTCCAGTCCAGTACTTCTGCATCAGATTACATCTTCTGAAAGTTTAACACGCACAAGACATGTCTGGCTTGACGCCATGACTAAACTGCAGTTTTTTTTATATTGTTTTGACATTTCTGCATGTGAAAACCATGTGTTCGGCAGTGAATATTTGTTGCTATCACATGTGATCAAACCGTCTTTAGCATAGGCATGCACTCCACGAGCTTAATTAAACCGTGTTAGGTTGGTCAAGCTCATCTATATTCCCATTCTAGTTAACTAAGTGCTCTAGAGAAATACAGACTTACAGTGGATGCGATGCTAAAGCAGGCTAAAAGCTATTTTTTTAGTTTAATCCTCTGAGGCCCATCGCCTTTAGGGTTTAACACGACTCCATCTTCTGTTCTGGTATTTCTTAGTGGCGAAGCTACTACGGCAGGACCCATATTAAATCATGTTATGTTCATAGCCATCAACAAAAGACCCAATCCTGCATAATTTTTAAACATTGTCTCCCATGGGTATATCACAGAAGTCACAGCTTTGCCTAATTTGGACTGATTGTGCGTATCAAGATGCATTAAACATCTCACTTTATGCAGTACGCATCTTGAGTGGCGCCATACTAAAGCTCCAAGTGCTCGCATTGACTAGATTagggtgatttttttttttttggcttgtTCGCGTTATACAGGAATGTTTGTGTTAAAGAAACATGGTGCACTGCTGATTTAGGGGCTGGCATTTGTTAATTCTGGTGGAGGACGCACCTTGAGGTGTAACCGTGCAAGGGTGCTCTACACTGCAAAAAGTATATCTAAAAGTCATAAAAAGTTCTGAAAAAATAATAACATTTACATTGTTATTGAATTTCAGGTCGAGAGAAGTGCTAGTTCGTGCGTA
This region of Lolium perenne isolate Kyuss_39 chromosome 2, Kyuss_2.0, whole genome shotgun sequence genomic DNA includes:
- the LOC127333133 gene encoding uncharacterized protein, coding for MAATEEASTASRSQPEREESEGEEEAMAVLDFDMLCASVAMSAERRKGAAGLAAAVAASEGGGGGVQRMWEGDVVIDCFDDRRIALEAACCPCYRFGKNMRRANLGSCFFQAMAYFISLVAVLVSLIAFSVTRHHVYLYMGLGSVILIAIYTGYFRRRIRKQFNILGTDSSLDDCVLHLICPCCTLCQEARTLEMNNVQCGVWHGRGDTICLGSNGEGNKAFAALHKSSFVPIKSPELCGMDRISSGADEHQPLVPSVQLEHE